A part of Denitratisoma oestradiolicum genomic DNA contains:
- the ettA gene encoding energy-dependent translational throttle protein EttA — protein MAQYVMSMLRVSKTVPPKRQIIKDISLSFFPGAKIGLLGLNGAGKSTVLKIMAGVEKEYDGEVQWQPNLSIGYLPQEPELDPTKTVRDEVESALGEVMQAQQKLEAVYAAYAEPDADFDKLAEEQARLEAILAAAGSDTEHQLEIAADALRLPAWDAVVGNLSGGEKRRVALCKLLLSKPDMLLLDEPTNHLDAESVEWLEQFLVRFPGTVVAVTHDRYFLDNAAEWILELDRGQGIPWKGNYSSWLEQKEARLEQENKQIDSHMKAMKQELEWVRQNPKARQAKSKARLARYEEMSSVEYQKRNETQEIFIPPGERLGDKVIEFHGVSKAFGDRLLMDNLSFAVPPGAIVGVIGPNGAGKSTLFRMIRGLEQPDSGELQIGATVKIASVDQSREGLPNDKTVFDVIADGADVLTVGRFEMPSRAYIGRFNFKGGDQGKIVGKLSGGERGRLHLAKTLISGGNVLLLDEPSNDLDVETLRALEDALLEFSGCVMVISHDRWFLDRIATHILAAEGDSQWTFFNGNYQEYEEDKKKRLGEEGAKPRRIRYKPISR, from the coding sequence TTGGCCCAATATGTAATGTCGATGCTCCGCGTGAGCAAGACCGTCCCTCCCAAACGACAGATCATCAAGGACATTTCCCTTTCCTTCTTCCCCGGCGCCAAGATCGGTCTCCTGGGCTTGAACGGCGCCGGCAAATCCACCGTGCTCAAGATCATGGCCGGTGTGGAAAAGGAATACGACGGCGAAGTGCAGTGGCAGCCCAATCTCTCCATCGGCTACCTGCCCCAGGAGCCGGAACTGGACCCCACCAAGACGGTAAGGGATGAAGTGGAGTCTGCCCTGGGCGAGGTAATGCAGGCCCAACAGAAACTGGAGGCCGTCTATGCGGCCTACGCCGAGCCCGACGCCGACTTCGACAAACTGGCCGAGGAACAGGCACGGCTGGAAGCCATCCTCGCCGCCGCCGGGTCCGATACCGAGCACCAGTTGGAAATCGCCGCCGATGCCCTGCGCCTGCCGGCCTGGGACGCGGTGGTCGGCAATCTCTCCGGCGGTGAGAAACGCCGCGTGGCGCTTTGCAAGCTGCTGCTCTCCAAGCCCGATATGCTGCTGCTGGACGAGCCCACCAACCACCTGGACGCCGAGTCGGTGGAATGGCTGGAGCAGTTCCTGGTGCGTTTCCCCGGCACCGTGGTGGCGGTCACTCATGACCGCTACTTCCTGGACAACGCCGCCGAGTGGATCCTGGAACTGGACCGGGGCCAGGGCATCCCCTGGAAGGGCAACTACTCCTCCTGGCTGGAACAGAAGGAAGCCCGCCTGGAGCAGGAGAACAAGCAGATCGATTCCCACATGAAGGCCATGAAACAGGAGCTGGAGTGGGTGCGACAGAACCCCAAGGCACGCCAGGCCAAAAGCAAGGCCCGTCTGGCCCGCTACGAGGAAATGTCCAGCGTTGAATACCAGAAGCGCAACGAGACCCAGGAAATCTTCATTCCCCCCGGCGAACGCCTGGGGGACAAGGTGATCGAGTTCCATGGCGTGTCCAAGGCCTTCGGTGACCGGCTGCTGATGGACAACCTCTCCTTTGCCGTGCCTCCCGGCGCCATCGTCGGCGTGATCGGCCCCAACGGCGCCGGCAAGTCCACCCTGTTCCGCATGATCCGCGGCCTGGAACAGCCGGACTCCGGTGAGTTGCAGATCGGCGCCACGGTCAAGATCGCTTCCGTAGACCAGAGCCGGGAAGGCCTCCCCAACGACAAGACCGTGTTCGACGTGATCGCCGATGGCGCCGACGTGCTCACCGTGGGCAGGTTCGAGATGCCCAGCCGGGCCTATATCGGCCGCTTCAACTTCAAGGGCGGCGACCAGGGCAAGATCGTCGGCAAACTCTCCGGCGGCGAACGGGGCCGGCTCCACCTGGCCAAGACCCTGATCTCAGGCGGCAATGTGCTGCTGCTGGACGAACCCTCCAACGACCTGGACGTGGAAACCCTCCGCGCCCTGGAGGATGCCCTGCTGGAGTTCTCCGGCTGCGTCATGGTGATCAGCCACGACCGCTGGTTCCTGGACCGGATCGCCACCCACATCCTGGCCGCCGAGGGTGACAGCCAATGGACCTTCTTCAACGGCAACTATCAGGAATACGAAGAAGACAAGAAGAAGCGTCTGGGTGAGGAAGGGGCCAAACCTCGCCGCATCCGCTACAAGCCCATCAGCCGTTAA
- a CDS encoding DUF4149 domain-containing protein, whose product MTLEPLTLFIHLSSVSIWVGGMFFAYVCLRPAALEVLEPPQRLRLWGAVFGRFFTWVWGAVAMILGSGLARLVEMGFAHAPIHWHLMLLLGLIMMAIFAHVYFAPYGALKRAVAVEDWKAGGAALNRIRQLVGLNLVLAGVTIAVATLGRWLI is encoded by the coding sequence ATGACCCTGGAACCTCTGACGCTTTTCATTCACCTGAGCAGTGTTTCGATCTGGGTGGGAGGCATGTTCTTCGCCTATGTCTGCCTGCGCCCGGCGGCCCTGGAGGTATTGGAGCCACCCCAACGGCTACGCCTGTGGGGTGCCGTGTTCGGGCGTTTCTTCACCTGGGTCTGGGGGGCGGTGGCGATGATACTGGGAAGCGGCCTGGCCCGGCTGGTGGAGATGGGCTTCGCCCACGCTCCTATCCACTGGCACCTGATGTTGCTCCTTGGCTTGATCATGATGGCTATTTTCGCCCATGTCTATTTCGCCCCCTACGGCGCCTTGAAGCGGGCCGTGGCGGTGGAAGACTGGAAAGCCGGCGGGGCGGCCCTGAACCGCATCCGCCAACTGGTGGGGCTCAATCTGGTGCTGGCGGGGGTGACCATCGCCGTCGCGACCCTGGGCCGCTGGCTGATCTGA
- the mltF gene encoding membrane-bound lytic murein transglycosylase MltF — protein MVRPLALLLVTLPLMSLLSACQRLPAPEQSGELVVAIRQEPVVAGVEGQKNTSFERDMVNAFAEKLGVDARFVVAADDGELVRLVKKGKVHFAASSWTSGKDGLNYTSPLLETAQVVVGHTDDIALEADPVELDGHTVEAIEASPQWEALQKLAGTPARFKLQARSRVSDLDVLRDVAEQRVEFAATNLLHYRLGLQFMPELELALTLPGKLRYGWAFAPEAKSLWRQAEDFVVEARGNGTIARFADRYFGNIERIKPDGIARLIQDARTLLHRYRRDFQDAQEITGIDWRLLAAVAYQESKWDPLATSPTGVRGMMMLTEDTADALGVSNRLDPRQSIRAGAKYLASLMEELPSQIVEPDRTWLALAAYNLGMGHLRGGRSLALGLKRDPDSWYEMKKVLPLMSRPEYYARLKAGPARGGEAVIMVENIRTFHSILSRLEVPWQSGFQLSRQSYKPGLKLRPELAQARPTQ, from the coding sequence ATGGTCCGTCCTCTTGCCCTGTTGCTGGTCACGCTTCCCCTGATGTCGCTGCTGTCGGCCTGTCAGCGCCTGCCCGCTCCGGAACAGTCGGGGGAACTTGTGGTGGCGATCCGCCAGGAGCCGGTGGTTGCCGGGGTCGAGGGGCAGAAAAACACCAGTTTCGAGCGGGACATGGTGAATGCTTTTGCCGAAAAACTGGGGGTGGATGCCCGATTCGTGGTGGCCGCCGACGATGGGGAGCTGGTCCGGCTGGTGAAAAAGGGCAAGGTACATTTCGCGGCCTCGTCATGGACCAGCGGCAAGGATGGGCTGAACTATACTTCCCCCCTGCTGGAGACCGCTCAGGTGGTGGTGGGACACACTGACGATATCGCTCTGGAGGCGGACCCGGTGGAACTGGACGGGCATACCGTTGAGGCCATTGAGGCCTCGCCCCAGTGGGAGGCCTTGCAGAAACTGGCCGGGACGCCGGCTCGCTTCAAGCTCCAGGCCCGTTCCAGGGTGAGCGATCTGGATGTGCTGCGGGACGTGGCGGAGCAACGGGTCGAATTCGCGGCCACCAATCTGCTGCACTACCGCTTGGGACTACAGTTCATGCCGGAGCTGGAGCTGGCCCTGACCCTGCCCGGCAAGCTGCGCTATGGCTGGGCCTTCGCGCCGGAGGCCAAGTCCTTGTGGCGCCAGGCCGAGGACTTTGTCGTCGAGGCCAGGGGCAATGGCACCATTGCCCGCTTCGCGGATCGCTATTTCGGCAACATCGAACGCATCAAGCCCGACGGGATCGCGAGGCTGATCCAGGATGCCAGGACCTTGCTGCATCGTTATCGGCGGGATTTTCAGGACGCCCAGGAAATCACCGGCATCGACTGGCGCCTGCTGGCTGCCGTGGCCTATCAGGAATCCAAGTGGGATCCCCTGGCCACCTCGCCCACGGGGGTGCGGGGCATGATGATGCTGACCGAGGACACGGCGGATGCCCTGGGGGTTTCGAATCGGCTGGATCCCCGGCAGAGCATCCGGGCCGGGGCCAAGTATCTGGCTAGCCTGATGGAGGAACTGCCCTCCCAGATCGTCGAGCCTGACCGGACCTGGCTGGCCCTGGCGGCCTACAATCTGGGCATGGGCCACCTCAGGGGTGGCCGCAGTCTCGCCCTGGGCCTGAAGCGTGATCCGGACTCCTGGTACGAGATGAAAAAGGTGTTGCCCCTGATGTCGCGCCCCGAGTACTACGCCCGCCTCAAGGCGGGCCCTGCCCGGGGCGGCGAGGCGGTGATCATGGTAGAGAACATTCGCACCTTCCACAGCATCCTCAGTCGCCTGGAGGTGCCCTGGCAGTCCGGCTTTCAGTTGAGCCGACAGAGCTACAAGCCCGGCCTGAAGCTGCGGCCGGAACTGGCCCAGGCACGGCCGACTCAATAA
- a CDS encoding HU family DNA-binding protein produces the protein MATKNPAAKTAAKAAPKTIKKSATKPTVKAAPSVLKPIKTAFNKTTLTAYLAETSGVEAKDVKKVMAALEAAAVASLHKKGLGEFTLPGLLKVVAQTVPAKPKRKGINPFTKEEQWFAAKPATVKLRIRALKKLKDAAL, from the coding sequence ATGGCCACGAAAAACCCCGCTGCAAAAACTGCAGCCAAGGCAGCACCCAAGACCATCAAGAAATCTGCTACCAAACCGACTGTCAAGGCTGCTCCTTCCGTCCTGAAACCCATCAAGACTGCTTTCAACAAAACCACCCTGACCGCCTATCTGGCTGAAACCTCCGGTGTCGAGGCCAAAGATGTGAAAAAAGTGATGGCGGCCCTTGAAGCAGCTGCGGTGGCTTCCTTGCACAAGAAGGGCCTTGGTGAGTTCACCCTGCCAGGCCTGCTCAAGGTTGTTGCCCAGACGGTGCCCGCCAAACCCAAGCGCAAGGGCATTAACCCCTTCACGAAGGAAGAGCAGTGGTTTGCCGCCAAGCCTGCAACCGTGAAGCTGCGCATCCGTGCGTTGAAGAAATTAAAGGACGCAGCCCTGTAA
- the serS gene encoding serine--tRNA ligase, producing MLDIQLLRSNLALVAERLASRGVTLDSAAFEVLEAERKQVQTHTQDLQARRNSLSKQIGMLKGKGEDASAVLAEVAGIGDELKANEDKLAALQEHYQAFVAGIPNLPHESVPVGRDETGNVEVLRWGTPRSFDFEVKDHVDVGAALGLDFETATKIAGSRFTLMKGSIARLHRALAQFMLDVHTTEHGYTEVYVPYLVNPDSMFGTGQLPKFEADLFHVPRHDGSTLYLIPTAEVPVTNIVRDEILAAETLPLKFVCHTPCFRSEAGSYGRDTRGMIRQHQFDKVELVQIVQPDQSWEALEQLTGHAETILQKLELPYRKVALCTGDMGFSAAKTYDLEVWLPAQNTYREISSCSNFEAFQARRMQARFRNEKNKPELLHTLNGSGLAVGRTLVAILENGQQADGSVTIPRALVPYMGGLEVLTPY from the coding sequence ATGCTGGACATCCAACTCCTCCGCAGCAATCTCGCCCTCGTCGCCGAACGCCTCGCCAGCCGGGGTGTCACCCTGGACAGCGCCGCCTTCGAAGTCCTGGAAGCGGAGCGCAAACAGGTGCAGACCCATACCCAGGACTTGCAGGCCAGGCGCAACAGCCTGTCCAAGCAGATCGGCATGCTGAAGGGCAAGGGCGAGGACGCCTCCGCCGTGCTGGCCGAGGTGGCGGGCATCGGCGACGAGCTGAAGGCCAACGAGGACAAGCTGGCGGCTCTTCAGGAGCACTACCAGGCCTTCGTCGCCGGCATTCCCAACCTGCCCCACGAGAGCGTACCGGTGGGCCGGGATGAAACCGGCAATGTGGAAGTGCTGCGCTGGGGCACGCCGCGCAGCTTCGATTTCGAAGTGAAGGACCACGTGGATGTGGGCGCCGCCCTGGGGCTGGACTTCGAGACCGCCACCAAGATCGCCGGCTCCCGCTTCACCCTGATGAAGGGTTCCATCGCCCGCCTGCACCGGGCGCTGGCCCAGTTCATGCTGGACGTGCATACGACGGAGCACGGCTACACCGAAGTCTATGTGCCCTATCTGGTGAACCCGGACAGCATGTTCGGCACCGGCCAGCTGCCCAAGTTCGAGGCGGACCTGTTCCATGTGCCGCGCCACGACGGCAGCACCCTCTATCTGATTCCCACTGCCGAGGTGCCGGTGACCAACATCGTCCGGGACGAAATCCTCGCCGCCGAAACCCTGCCCCTGAAGTTCGTCTGCCACACTCCCTGCTTCCGCTCCGAGGCGGGCAGCTACGGCCGCGACACCCGGGGCATGATCCGCCAGCACCAGTTCGACAAGGTGGAACTGGTGCAAATCGTCCAGCCGGATCAATCCTGGGAGGCCCTGGAACAGCTCACCGGCCACGCCGAGACGATCCTGCAAAAGCTGGAACTGCCCTACCGCAAGGTGGCCCTGTGCACCGGCGACATGGGCTTCTCCGCCGCCAAGACCTACGACCTGGAAGTCTGGTTGCCGGCCCAGAATACCTACCGGGAGATTTCCTCCTGCTCCAACTTCGAGGCCTTCCAGGCCCGGCGCATGCAGGCCCGCTTCCGCAACGAGAAGAACAAGCCGGAACTGCTGCACACCCTCAACGGTTCGGGTCTGGCGGTAGGCCGCACCTTGGTGGCGATCCTGGAAAACGGCCAGCAGGCCGACGGCAGCGTGACCATTCCCAGGGCACTGGTACCCTACATGGGTGGCCTTGAGGTGCTGACCCCTTATTGA
- a CDS encoding SlyX family protein, whose product MDDRLTELEIKAGFAEDLLEALNQTVFRQQQQIEQLQREVRALRQQLQESMPAESRSLRDEIPPHY is encoded by the coding sequence ATGGACGACCGACTGACCGAGCTTGAGATCAAGGCCGGCTTTGCCGAGGATCTGCTGGAAGCCCTGAACCAGACCGTCTTCCGCCAGCAGCAGCAGATCGAACAATTGCAGCGGGAAGTACGGGCACTGCGCCAGCAGTTGCAGGAGTCCATGCCGGCGGAGTCCCGCAGCCTGCGGGACGAGATCCCGCCCCATTACTGA
- a CDS encoding TIGR03862 family flavoprotein → MPSSASSHPRVAVIGGGPAGLMAAEVLVAAGLGVDLYDGMLSAGRKFLMAGRGGLNLTHAEAAPDFLSRYGARQARIAPWLDSFGPAALRDWAMGLGTETFIGSSGRVFPVGMKAAPLLRAWLHRLRQAGVRFHMRHRWLGWEDGRPCFDTPQGRRCVQADALVLALGGASWRKLGSDGAWTSLLAARGVDIAPLMPANCGFDVAWSEHFRQRFAGEPVKSVAAGFTDHAGIQHRRVGEFVVSATGVEGSLIYALSAPLRDSLTASGPVTLSLDLAPDKSPERVEAEITHPRGSRSLSSHLQSRVGITGVKAGLLRECLGREDYGDPLRLAQAIKALPLVLRGTRPMDEAISTAGGVRFEDMDADLMLKALPGVFCAGEMLDWEAPTGGYLLTACFASGRVAAAGVIDYLRRPAPEREAPWTTD, encoded by the coding sequence ATGCCTTCCTCAGCCTCCTCCCATCCTCGCGTCGCCGTCATCGGCGGTGGCCCCGCCGGGCTGATGGCCGCCGAAGTCCTGGTGGCCGCCGGCCTGGGGGTGGATCTCTATGACGGGATGCTCTCGGCGGGGCGCAAATTTCTGATGGCGGGCCGGGGTGGGCTCAACCTGACCCATGCCGAGGCAGCGCCGGATTTCCTCTCCCGCTATGGCGCTCGTCAGGCCCGGATCGCTCCCTGGCTGGACTCCTTCGGCCCTGCGGCCCTGCGGGACTGGGCCATGGGACTAGGCACCGAGACCTTCATTGGTTCCTCGGGACGGGTCTTCCCTGTCGGCATGAAAGCCGCGCCCCTGCTGCGGGCCTGGCTGCATCGGCTACGCCAGGCCGGGGTGCGCTTTCACATGCGCCATCGCTGGCTGGGCTGGGAGGATGGTCGGCCCTGTTTCGATACTCCCCAGGGACGTCGCTGCGTCCAAGCCGATGCCCTGGTGCTGGCTCTGGGCGGCGCTAGCTGGCGCAAGCTGGGGTCCGACGGCGCCTGGACCTCCCTGCTGGCAGCGCGGGGCGTTGATATCGCGCCTCTGATGCCCGCCAACTGTGGTTTCGACGTGGCCTGGAGCGAGCATTTCCGTCAGCGCTTCGCCGGGGAGCCGGTGAAGTCGGTGGCGGCCGGATTTACCGATCATGCGGGTATCCAGCATCGCCGGGTTGGGGAGTTTGTCGTCAGTGCCACGGGGGTGGAAGGCAGCCTGATCTACGCGCTCTCCGCGCCCCTGCGGGACAGCCTGACGGCCTCCGGCCCCGTGACCCTGTCACTTGATCTGGCGCCGGATAAGTCCCCGGAACGGGTCGAAGCCGAAATCACCCATCCCCGGGGTTCCCGTTCCCTGTCCAGTCATTTGCAGAGCCGCGTCGGCATCACCGGCGTCAAGGCCGGCCTGCTGCGGGAATGTTTGGGGCGGGAGGACTACGGGGACCCGCTGCGGCTGGCCCAGGCCATCAAGGCCTTGCCCCTGGTGTTGCGGGGAACACGGCCGATGGACGAAGCCATCAGCACGGCCGGCGGGGTCCGCTTCGAGGACATGGATGCCGACCTGATGTTGAAGGCCCTGCCAGGTGTCTTTTGCGCCGGGGAAATGCTGGACTGGGAGGCTCCCACCGGCGGCTATCTGCTGACCGCCTGCTTCGCCAGTGGTCGCGTGGCGGCGGCGGGAGTGATCGATTATTTGCGGCGCCCCGCGCCGGAAAGGGAGGCGCCATGGACGACCGACTGA
- a CDS encoding peptidase U32 family protein, with protein sequence MPSTRNILELLAPAKNLEFGIAAIDHGADAVYIGGPAFGARSAVGNSVADIAQLASYAHRFNARVLVALNTILTDEELDEAELLVHQIHDAGADALIVQDMGLLDLSLPPIQLHASTQTDIRSPAKARFLQDVGFSQIVLARELSLQQIRAVASQTSVALEFFIHGALCVAYSGQCYISHAHTGRSANRGECSQACRLPYSLEGPDGQVITQDKHLLSMKDNNQSENLRALAEAGISSFKIEGRLKDLAYVKNITAHYRLLLDELMEENPGYRRASSGHSHLLFTPRPEKTFNRGTTDYFVQERKTDIGAFDSPKFAGEPIGQVRALGDRHFEVDSSTPIHNGDGLSFYTADGELSGLRVNRAEGNRLFPAEPVPGLTVGTALYRNRDQEFERLLEKKSAERRINVGMELVRINAGLRLTLRDEDGREASAELRQALEPAKDPAKALETLHGHLGKLGSTMFAAREIRLDLDVPCFLPASTINSLRREAVAGLEATRLAAYRRPSRTLPVEPPVSYPENELSYLGNVLNRKARDFYTRHGVQLIADAYEANQEAGAVSLMITKHCLRYSFNLCPKQVKGIRPEPMTLVNGKERLTLRFDCKPCEMHVIGKRKQHRVIQLKSA encoded by the coding sequence ATGCCCTCAACCCGGAACATCCTCGAACTCCTTGCCCCGGCCAAGAACCTGGAGTTCGGCATCGCCGCCATCGACCATGGAGCCGACGCGGTCTATATCGGCGGACCGGCCTTTGGCGCCCGGTCGGCGGTGGGGAATTCCGTGGCCGATATCGCACAGCTTGCCAGCTACGCCCATCGTTTCAACGCCCGGGTGCTGGTGGCCCTGAACACCATCCTCACCGACGAGGAACTGGACGAGGCGGAACTGCTGGTGCATCAGATTCATGACGCCGGTGCCGATGCCCTGATCGTCCAGGACATGGGCCTCCTGGATCTGAGCCTGCCGCCGATCCAGCTCCATGCCAGCACCCAGACCGACATCCGCAGCCCGGCCAAGGCCCGCTTCCTCCAGGACGTGGGGTTTTCCCAGATCGTGCTGGCCCGGGAACTCTCTCTCCAGCAGATTCGCGCCGTGGCCAGCCAGACTTCGGTGGCCCTGGAATTCTTCATCCATGGCGCCCTCTGCGTGGCCTACAGCGGCCAGTGCTATATCAGCCATGCCCACACGGGCCGCAGCGCCAATCGGGGCGAATGCTCCCAGGCCTGCCGGCTGCCCTATTCCCTGGAGGGACCCGACGGCCAGGTGATCACCCAGGACAAGCACCTCCTGTCCATGAAGGACAACAACCAGAGCGAGAATCTGCGTGCCCTGGCGGAGGCCGGCATCAGTTCCTTCAAGATCGAGGGCCGCTTGAAGGACCTGGCCTACGTCAAGAACATCACCGCCCACTACCGCCTGCTGCTGGACGAGCTGATGGAGGAAAATCCCGGCTACCGGCGCGCCTCCTCGGGCCACAGCCATTTACTGTTCACGCCCAGGCCGGAGAAAACCTTCAATCGCGGCACCACGGACTATTTCGTCCAGGAGCGCAAAACCGACATCGGCGCCTTCGATTCCCCCAAGTTCGCCGGCGAACCCATCGGCCAAGTACGCGCCCTGGGGGATCGGCATTTCGAAGTGGATAGCAGCACCCCCATCCACAACGGCGACGGCCTCAGCTTCTACACCGCCGACGGGGAACTGTCCGGCCTGCGGGTCAATCGGGCCGAGGGAAACCGGCTGTTCCCCGCCGAACCGGTGCCGGGCCTGACCGTGGGCACGGCCCTCTACCGCAACCGGGACCAGGAATTCGAGCGCCTGCTGGAGAAGAAATCGGCGGAACGCCGGATCAACGTCGGGATGGAACTCGTCCGGATCAATGCCGGTCTGCGGCTCACCCTCCGCGACGAGGACGGCCGTGAGGCCAGCGCCGAACTGCGCCAGGCCCTGGAACCGGCCAAGGACCCGGCGAAGGCCCTGGAGACCCTGCACGGGCATTTGGGGAAACTGGGCAGCACGATGTTCGCTGCCCGGGAGATCCGGCTGGATCTGGATGTCCCCTGCTTTCTTCCCGCCTCGACCATCAATTCCCTGCGCCGGGAGGCCGTGGCAGGCCTGGAAGCCACACGGCTTGCGGCCTATCGACGCCCATCCCGTACCCTGCCGGTGGAACCGCCGGTGTCCTATCCGGAAAACGAACTGAGCTACCTGGGCAATGTGCTGAACCGGAAGGCCCGGGATTTCTACACCCGTCATGGGGTGCAGCTGATCGCCGATGCCTATGAAGCCAACCAGGAAGCCGGCGCGGTATCGCTGATGATCACCAAGCACTGTCTGCGCTACAGCTTCAACCTCTGTCCCAAGCAGGTGAAGGGCATCCGCCCCGAGCCCATGACCCTGGTCAACGGCAAGGAACGCCTGACCCTGCGCTTCGACTGCAAGCCCTGCGAAATGCATGTGATCGGCAAGCGCAAGCAGCACCGGGTAATCCAGCTTAAAAGCGCCTAG
- a CDS encoding replication-associated recombination protein A: MSDLFSSATPPHAPLAELLRPRTLDQVIGQQHLLGAGKPLRLAFDSGTPHSMILWGPPGVGKTTLARLMADAFDAEFIALSAVFSGVKDIREAMQRAELVQAQSGRRTILFVDEVHRFNKAQQDAFLPYVESGTVTFIGATTENPSFEVNSALLSRAAVYVLKSLTEEELAELFERARAQAFVELSFDEEARTRLIGHADGDARRLLNVLETLKTAATAAGVTTVDGAFLEATLASDLRRFDKGGDAFYDQISALHKAVRGSDPDAALYWLLRMLDGGADPLYMGRRMIRMATEDIGLADPRALRLALDAVETYERLGSPEGELALAEAILYLAVAPKSNAAYVAYNAARAFVAKDQSRPVPEHLRNAPTRLMKDLGFGQEYRYAHDEPEAYAAGENYFPDGIAAPGWYRPTPRGLEQKIADKLAHLRELDRAARKLK, encoded by the coding sequence GTGAGCGACCTGTTCTCCTCCGCGACACCGCCCCACGCGCCCCTGGCCGAACTGCTGCGGCCCCGAACCCTGGACCAGGTGATCGGCCAGCAGCATCTACTGGGCGCGGGTAAACCCCTGCGCCTGGCCTTCGATTCGGGCACGCCCCATTCGATGATTCTCTGGGGGCCGCCGGGGGTGGGCAAGACCACCCTGGCGCGGCTCATGGCCGATGCCTTCGATGCGGAGTTCATCGCCCTGTCCGCCGTTTTCTCCGGGGTCAAGGACATCCGCGAAGCCATGCAGCGGGCCGAACTGGTGCAGGCCCAGAGCGGCCGGCGCACCATCCTCTTCGTCGATGAGGTGCACCGTTTCAACAAGGCCCAACAGGACGCCTTCCTGCCCTATGTGGAATCCGGCACCGTCACCTTCATCGGCGCCACCACGGAGAATCCCTCCTTCGAGGTGAACTCGGCCCTGCTCTCCCGTGCGGCGGTGTATGTGCTGAAAAGCCTGACGGAAGAGGAACTGGCCGAACTCTTCGAGCGTGCAAGAGCCCAGGCCTTCGTTGAACTGAGCTTCGACGAGGAAGCCCGGACCCGGCTGATCGGCCACGCCGACGGCGATGCCCGCCGCCTGCTCAATGTGCTGGAGACCCTGAAGACCGCAGCCACTGCGGCGGGCGTCACGACCGTGGATGGCGCCTTCCTGGAAGCCACCCTGGCCAGCGACCTGCGCCGTTTCGACAAGGGCGGCGATGCCTTCTACGATCAGATATCGGCCCTGCACAAGGCGGTGCGGGGCTCCGACCCGGACGCCGCCCTCTACTGGTTGCTGCGCATGCTGGACGGAGGCGCCGACCCCCTCTACATGGGTCGACGCATGATCCGCATGGCCACCGAGGATATCGGCCTGGCCGACCCCCGCGCCCTGCGCCTGGCCCTGGACGCGGTGGAAACCTACGAGCGTCTGGGCAGCCCGGAAGGCGAACTGGCCCTGGCCGAGGCCATCCTCTACCTGGCCGTGGCGCCCAAATCGAACGCCGCCTACGTCGCCTATAATGCCGCCCGCGCCTTCGTTGCCAAGGACCAGTCCCGGCCGGTGCCGGAACATCTGCGCAACGCCCCGACCCGATTGATGAAGGACCTGGGCTTCGGCCAGGAATACCGTTACGCCCACGACGAACCCGAAGCCTATGCCGCCGGCGAGAACTACTTCCCCGACGGCATCGCAGCCCCGGGCTGGTATCGTCCCACGCCCCGGGGCCTGGAACAGAAGATCGCCGACAAGCTGGCCCACCTGCGCGAGTTGGACCGGGCAGCACGAAAACTGAAATAG
- a CDS encoding EF-hand domain-containing protein yields the protein MLLIAGLLGLSGLVLAQKTIVPTLDEEGRRGEMARLAKEKAQAKFDAADEDKDGKLSRDEVTKAFTYMAENFDKLDADKDGFLSWEEYVGHNRWPR from the coding sequence ATGCTGCTGATTGCCGGCCTTCTGGGACTGTCTGGGCTGGTCCTGGCCCAGAAAACCATCGTACCCACCCTGGACGAGGAAGGCCGCCGGGGCGAAATGGCCCGGCTGGCCAAGGAAAAGGCCCAGGCCAAGTTCGACGCTGCCGACGAGGACAAGGACGGCAAGCTGTCCCGGGACGAAGTGACCAAGGCCTTTACCTATATGGCCGAGAACTTCGACAAGCTCGACGCCGACAAGGACGGTTTCCTGAGCTGGGAAGAGTACGTCGGCCATAACCGCTGGCCCCGCTGA